A DNA window from Ctenopharyngodon idella isolate HZGC_01 chromosome 10, HZGC01, whole genome shotgun sequence contains the following coding sequences:
- the zpld1a gene encoding zona pellucida-like domain-containing protein 1a isoform X1, giving the protein MDSLCVILLLVSKTFIVNAQFNGFNCDANFHSRFPAERDISVYCGVQTITLKINFCPVLFSGYTDTDLALNGRHGDAHCRGFINNNTFPTVVLFSISLSTLEACGNSLVVSTAQGPNAYGNLSLVQIGNIAGYIDTPDPPTVISYLPGLLYKFSCSYPLEYLVNNTQLASSAAAISVKDSNGTFVSTLNLLLYNDSTYIQHLAIPMSGLTLKTRVFAAVKATNLDRRWNVLMDYCYTTPSGNPNDELRYDLFFGRCDKDPQTTVFENGKSQMGRFSFEVFRFVKHKNQKMSTVFLHCVTKLCRADDCPLLLPICGKRRKRDTSERTGVASDNAVMTAGPIITRSDETPTNNSQLAQLNGPPFKMNSVTSALISAIAILGVMSMCFFILSLSLLRGKQTTSTPLSGTHNPAFS; this is encoded by the exons ATGGATAGTTTGTGTGTGATTCTTTTGCTTGTAAGCAAAACGTTCATAGTGAATGCGCAATTCAATGGGTTCAACTGCGATGCCAACTTTCACAGCCGCTTCCCCG CTGAGCGGGACATCAGCGTGTATTGTGGAGTGCAAACCATTACACTGAAGATTAATTTTTGCCCGGTGCTTTTCTCTGGCTACACTGACACTGACCTGGCACTGAACGGGCGTCACGGTGATGCCCACTGCAGAGGGTTCATCAACAACAACACGTTCCcaacagttgtgctgttcaGCATCAGTCTCAGCACGTTGGAGGCCTGCGGAAACTCACTAGTG GTCTCAACGGCTCAGGGGCCCAACGCATATGGGAATCTTTCCCTGGTTCAGATTGGGAATATAGCAGGATACATTGACACTCCGGATCCCCCAACGGTCATCAGCTATCTACCAGGACTGCTTTACAAGTTCAGTTGTAGTTACCCACTGGAATACCTGGTCAACAACACACAGCTTGCTTC GTCAGCTGCAGCGATATCAGTGAAGGACAGCAATGGCACTTTTGTGAGCACGCTGAATTTACTTCTATACAAC GACTCCACATACATCCAGCACCTTGCCATCCCAATGTCTGGACTTACTCTGAAGACACGAGTGTTCGCCGCCGTAAAAGCCACCAACCTAGACAGGAG GTGGAACGTTCTGATGGACTATTGTTACACGACTCCCTCTGGGAATCCTAATGATGAACTCCGATATGACCTTTTCTTTGg CAGATGCGATAAGGACCCGCAGACAACAGTGTTTGAGAACGGGAAAAGCCAGATGGGCCGCTTCTCCTTCGAGGTGTTCCGCTTTGTCAAGCACAAGAACCAGAAAATGTCCACCGTCTTTCTGCACTGCGTGACCAAGCTGTGTCGTGCTGACGACTGCCCCCTGCTCTTACCT ATTTGCGGTAAGAGGAGGAAAAGGGACACGTCGGAAAGAACCGGTGTGGCCTCTGACAACGCAGTCATGACCGCCGGACCCATCATCACCCGAAGTG ATGAAACTCCCACCAATAATTCACAACTAG cacAGTTAAACGGACCTCCATTCAAAATGAATTCAGTGACGAGTGCCTTGATTTCTGCCATCGCAATCCTCGGGGTTATGAGCATGTGTTTCTTCATCCTGTCTCTGTCACTGCTGAGGGGGAAACAGACAACATCAACACCTCTGTCAGGAACCCACAATCCAGCGTTCAGCTAA
- the si:ch211-103f14.3 gene encoding zona pellucida-like domain-containing protein 1, with product MVQGSNSANSRKYILLNVFLFLLATEFDKSIQLTLSDCGSDYRRPEYTDISVECGTEYIGLAIKFCPVLYTGYNESELILNNVFNNPDCKGTLDVTASPPVARFKFPLNSTNACGSNFVTIRSAGTGAFSDFSNIETVNVSGVVRSIDITTGTVTYNAELKYYYSCSYPLEYLINNTRVDVSASSIAVKDNNGSFISTLKLRLFRDINYTQPLVMPPIGIELRTNVFVQVEATNLTSQYFLLLDRCYASISNTPATNNYFNLFVPCEMDRLTKMLVNGEMQLARFSFPAFRFTEQQNQTVSTYYLHCITRLCEISSCSTFRQCAKRKRRDIAPTTPSANGVTDSTTITSPAIVIRAENVVATKEEDVSVSTKKPVDSSVGLGVAVGILAFACIMIVGMGALFYKRHWYNAPTKMPR from the exons ATGGTACAAG GTTCAAATTCGGCAAACAGCAGGAAATATATTCTCCTCAACGTTTTCCTCTTCCTCCTAGCTACAGAATTCGACAAAAGCATTCAGTTAACGTTGAGCGATTGTGGATCAGATTACAGACGTCCAG AGTACACAGACATCTCGGTGGAGTGTGGAACGGAATACATCGGTCTGGCCATCAAATTCTGTCCTGTTCTATACACCGGCTACAATGAATCAGAGTTAATCCTCAACAACGTCTTCAATAACCCAGATTGCAAGGGGACCCTCGACGTTACCGCCTCACCTCCAGTGGCCCGATTTAAGTTCCCGCTTAACTCAACCAATGCCTGTGGCAGCAATTTTGTT ACGATCAGAAGTGCAGGGACAGGCGCATTCTCAGACTTCTCCAACATCGAGACCGTCAACGTCAGTGGAGTTGTACGATCGATAGACATCACAACAGGCACCGTGACGTATAACGCCGAGCTGAAGTACTACTACTCGTGCTCCTATCCTCTGGAGTACCTGATAAACAACACTCGAGTGGATGT GTCGGCCTCCTCGattgcagtaaaagacaacaatggCAGTTTCATCAGCACTCTGAAACTTAGACTCTTCAGA GACATAAACTACACCCAGCCTCTCGTCATGCCTCCCATTGGTATTGAGCTGAGGACAAATGTGTTTGTGCAAGTGGAGGCCACCAACTTGACCTCCCA GTACTTTTTGCTGCTGGACAGATGCTATGCCTCCATTTCCAACACACCTGCCACCAACAACTACTTCAACCTCTTTGTGCC ATGTGAAATGGATCGGCTCACTAAAATGCTGGTGAACGGGGAGATGCAGCTGGCTCGGTTCTCGTTTCCTGCCTTCCGCTTTACAGAGCAGCAGAACCAGACAGTGTCAACATACTATCTGCACTGCATCACAAGACTGTGTGAAATATCAAGTTGCAGCACATTTAGg CAATGTGCCAAAAGAAAAAGGAGAGACATTGCGCCCACCACTCCTTCTGCAAATGGAGTCACAGACAGCACCACCATCACATCTCCAGCCATCGTCATACGTGCAGAAAACG tggTGGCAACAAAAGAGGAAG ATGTATCAGTCAGCACGAAAAAACCTGTGGACTCCTCTGTGGGTCTCGGCGTGGCTGTGGGTATCCTGGCATTCGCCTGCATCATGATCGTGGGAATGGGAGCACTTTTCTACAAAAGACACTGGTACAACGCACCTACAAAAATGCCCCGGTGA
- the zpld1a gene encoding zona pellucida-like domain-containing protein 1a isoform X2, with amino-acid sequence MDSLCVILLLVSKTFIVNAQFNGFNCDANFHSRFPAERDISVYCGVQTITLKINFCPVLFSGYTDTDLALNGRHGDAHCRGFINNNTFPTVVLFSISLSTLEACGNSLVVSTAQGPNAYGNLSLVQIGNIAGYIDTPDPPTVISYLPGLLYKFSCSYPLEYLVNNTQLASSAAAISVKDSNGTFVSTLNLLLYNDSTYIQHLAIPMSGLTLKTRVFAAVKATNLDRRWNVLMDYCYTTPSGNPNDELRYDLFFGCDKDPQTTVFENGKSQMGRFSFEVFRFVKHKNQKMSTVFLHCVTKLCRADDCPLLLPICGKRRKRDTSERTGVASDNAVMTAGPIITRSDETPTNNSQLAQLNGPPFKMNSVTSALISAIAILGVMSMCFFILSLSLLRGKQTTSTPLSGTHNPAFS; translated from the exons ATGGATAGTTTGTGTGTGATTCTTTTGCTTGTAAGCAAAACGTTCATAGTGAATGCGCAATTCAATGGGTTCAACTGCGATGCCAACTTTCACAGCCGCTTCCCCG CTGAGCGGGACATCAGCGTGTATTGTGGAGTGCAAACCATTACACTGAAGATTAATTTTTGCCCGGTGCTTTTCTCTGGCTACACTGACACTGACCTGGCACTGAACGGGCGTCACGGTGATGCCCACTGCAGAGGGTTCATCAACAACAACACGTTCCcaacagttgtgctgttcaGCATCAGTCTCAGCACGTTGGAGGCCTGCGGAAACTCACTAGTG GTCTCAACGGCTCAGGGGCCCAACGCATATGGGAATCTTTCCCTGGTTCAGATTGGGAATATAGCAGGATACATTGACACTCCGGATCCCCCAACGGTCATCAGCTATCTACCAGGACTGCTTTACAAGTTCAGTTGTAGTTACCCACTGGAATACCTGGTCAACAACACACAGCTTGCTTC GTCAGCTGCAGCGATATCAGTGAAGGACAGCAATGGCACTTTTGTGAGCACGCTGAATTTACTTCTATACAAC GACTCCACATACATCCAGCACCTTGCCATCCCAATGTCTGGACTTACTCTGAAGACACGAGTGTTCGCCGCCGTAAAAGCCACCAACCTAGACAGGAG GTGGAACGTTCTGATGGACTATTGTTACACGACTCCCTCTGGGAATCCTAATGATGAACTCCGATATGACCTTTTCTTTGg ATGCGATAAGGACCCGCAGACAACAGTGTTTGAGAACGGGAAAAGCCAGATGGGCCGCTTCTCCTTCGAGGTGTTCCGCTTTGTCAAGCACAAGAACCAGAAAATGTCCACCGTCTTTCTGCACTGCGTGACCAAGCTGTGTCGTGCTGACGACTGCCCCCTGCTCTTACCT ATTTGCGGTAAGAGGAGGAAAAGGGACACGTCGGAAAGAACCGGTGTGGCCTCTGACAACGCAGTCATGACCGCCGGACCCATCATCACCCGAAGTG ATGAAACTCCCACCAATAATTCACAACTAG cacAGTTAAACGGACCTCCATTCAAAATGAATTCAGTGACGAGTGCCTTGATTTCTGCCATCGCAATCCTCGGGGTTATGAGCATGTGTTTCTTCATCCTGTCTCTGTCACTGCTGAGGGGGAAACAGACAACATCAACACCTCTGTCAGGAACCCACAATCCAGCGTTCAGCTAA